The Mycolicibacterium hassiacum DSM 44199 genome includes a window with the following:
- a CDS encoding HNH endonuclease signature motif containing protein, giving the protein MEGEIDAAMRAIQDAVRFLQSVCLHTQTNPQVLARLDALKTIAWQWPSIERRFTAHLVAEADPHQFGEACWREVLSLRLRITRAEANRRLRAARRFGPRRALTGEELPAELAHVAEAVADGRLGPEHENVIRKTLDRLPGWVDDATRDRIEADLTAHGSNLDADGLRKVAQHLVDLIDPDGAEPDEDLQQRRRSLVVGPQGADGMREVRGRVDPVTGALLDVVIAKHGAPHTRDGELDTRSQEQRNHDALRTALSIAVDSKEMGQLNGIPATIVVTTTLGELESAAGWAHTGGGTRLPMRDVIAAAANAHHYLAVFDDHTEEVLYLGRAKRNATAAQRLALFARDRGCTKPGCSRPFYQTQAHHAVKDFAAGGNTDIDELALACQPHNNLIEQTDWRTTRTNGRTQWIPPQPLDTGQPRINNYHHPQRYLTERHGGNDDDGG; this is encoded by the coding sequence GTGGAAGGGGAGATCGACGCCGCGATGCGGGCCATCCAGGACGCTGTGCGGTTCCTGCAGTCGGTTTGCCTGCATACCCAGACCAATCCGCAGGTGCTAGCCCGGCTCGATGCGCTCAAGACCATCGCCTGGCAGTGGCCGTCGATCGAACGCCGTTTCACCGCGCATCTGGTGGCCGAGGCCGATCCACACCAGTTCGGGGAGGCCTGCTGGCGTGAGGTGTTGTCGTTGCGGCTGCGGATCACCCGTGCCGAGGCGAATCGCCGGCTGCGGGCGGCCCGTCGGTTCGGGCCCCGGCGCGCGCTGACCGGCGAGGAACTGCCCGCCGAGTTGGCTCATGTGGCCGAGGCGGTCGCCGACGGTCGGCTCGGCCCCGAGCACGAAAACGTCATCCGCAAGACCCTGGACCGGTTGCCCGGCTGGGTCGACGACGCCACCCGCGACCGGATCGAGGCCGATCTCACCGCCCACGGCAGCAACCTGGATGCCGACGGGCTGCGGAAGGTCGCCCAGCACCTGGTCGACCTGATCGACCCCGACGGCGCCGAACCCGACGAAGACCTCCAGCAGCGCCGGCGCAGCCTGGTCGTCGGCCCCCAGGGGGCGGACGGCATGCGTGAGGTCCGCGGCCGGGTCGATCCGGTCACCGGGGCCCTGCTCGACGTCGTGATCGCCAAACACGGCGCCCCCCACACCCGGGACGGCGAGCTCGACACGCGGTCTCAGGAACAGCGCAACCACGACGCACTGCGCACCGCGCTGTCGATCGCGGTCGACAGCAAGGAGATGGGACAGCTCAACGGCATCCCCGCCACCATCGTGGTGACCACCACCCTCGGTGAGCTGGAATCGGCGGCCGGGTGGGCCCACACCGGTGGCGGCACCAGACTGCCGATGCGCGATGTCATCGCCGCTGCGGCGAACGCGCACCACTACCTGGCCGTGTTCGACGATCACACCGAGGAGGTCCTGTATCTCGGGCGGGCCAAACGCAATGCCACCGCCGCGCAGCGGCTGGCGCTGTTCGCCCGGGATCGGGGCTGCACCAAACCCGGCTGCAGCCGGCCGTTCTATCAGACCCAGGCTCACCACGCGGTCAAGGACTTCGCCGCCGGCGGCAACACCGACATCGACGAGCTGGCCCTGGCCTGCCAGCCCCACAACAACCTGATCGAGCAGACCGACTGGCGGACCACCCGCACCAACGGTCGCACCCAATGGATTCCGCCCCAGCCCCTGGACACCGGCCAGCCCAGGATCAACAACTACCACCACCCCCAGCGCTACCTCACCGAAAGACACGGCGGAAACGACGACGACGGCGGGTAA
- a CDS encoding GtrA family protein has protein sequence MTQQLSLATQVWRFLLTGGFAAVVDFGLYVLLLVAGLHVNVAKTLSFIAGTTTAYVINRRWTFQAPPSTARFIAVCVLYAITYAAQVGINYALYMAWQDKSWQVPAAFVIAQGTATVINFVVQRTVIFRFRG, from the coding sequence ATGACACAGCAGCTCAGCCTGGCGACCCAGGTCTGGCGGTTCCTGCTCACCGGCGGTTTCGCCGCCGTGGTCGATTTCGGTCTGTACGTGTTGCTGCTGGTGGCCGGGCTGCACGTCAACGTCGCCAAGACGCTGAGCTTCATCGCCGGCACCACCACCGCCTATGTGATCAACCGGCGCTGGACGTTCCAGGCGCCGCCGAGCACCGCCCGGTTCATCGCGGTCTGTGTGCTGTACGCGATCACCTATGCCGCGCAGGTCGGCATCAACTACGCGCTGTACATGGCCTGGCAGGACAAGTCCTGGCAGGTGCCGGCAGCGTTCGTCATCGCGCAGGGCACCGCGACCGTGATCAACTTCGTGGTGCAGCGCACGGTGATCTTTCGCTTCCGTGGTTAG
- the pdxR gene encoding MocR-like pyridoxine biosynthesis transcription factor PdxR produces the protein MPEPDDRLAHSRDLHLDLRAAITPGARGVRELLLTALRDAVRSGRLPPGTLLPPSRALAADLGIARNTVAEAYTELVAEGWLASRQGAGTWVVNTAGAQAPPRPQGRPVTPIHNLMPGSPDVAEFPRTEWAAATRRALASAPTEAFRMTDPRGRPELRAALTEYLARARGVRASPDSIVICAGVRHAVELLGRVFRGPLAVEAYGLHIFRDALSALDVPTVPIGVDGDGAVVAELDGLAVPAVLLTPAHHNPFGMALHPARRTAVVEWAARTGGYVFDDDYDGEFRYDRQPVGALQALAPERVVYLGSASKSLSPALRLGWMVLPTDLVDPVIAAAGGNQYYVDAVTQLTMAEFITSGRYDRHIRRMRMRYRRRRDRLVQVLSGFTVGVDGLAAGLSLTVTLPDGAEQEVLRRAGEAGIAVEGLSILRHPAAGADVPRPDGVVIGFGTPAEHAFGPALDALCAVLTASGLAR, from the coding sequence ATGCCGGAGCCCGATGATCGGCTGGCCCATTCCCGGGACCTGCACCTGGACCTGCGCGCGGCCATCACCCCGGGCGCCCGTGGGGTGCGCGAGCTGCTGCTGACCGCGCTGCGCGATGCGGTGCGTTCCGGCCGGTTGCCGCCGGGCACCTTGCTGCCGCCGTCGCGGGCGCTGGCCGCCGACCTCGGCATCGCGCGCAATACCGTCGCCGAGGCCTACACCGAACTGGTCGCCGAGGGCTGGCTGGCGTCGCGGCAGGGCGCGGGCACCTGGGTGGTCAACACCGCCGGTGCGCAGGCCCCGCCCCGGCCGCAGGGCCGGCCCGTCACCCCGATCCACAACCTGATGCCCGGCAGCCCGGACGTCGCCGAGTTTCCGCGCACCGAATGGGCGGCCGCCACCCGGCGCGCGCTGGCGTCGGCACCCACCGAGGCGTTCCGCATGACCGACCCGCGCGGCCGGCCGGAACTGCGCGCGGCGCTGACCGAGTATCTGGCCCGCGCCCGCGGGGTGCGCGCCTCGCCGGACAGCATCGTGATCTGCGCCGGGGTGCGGCACGCGGTGGAGCTGCTGGGCCGGGTGTTCCGCGGCCCCCTGGCGGTGGAGGCCTACGGGCTGCACATCTTTCGCGACGCGCTGTCGGCGCTCGACGTGCCCACGGTGCCGATCGGCGTCGACGGCGACGGCGCGGTGGTCGCCGAGCTCGACGGGCTGGCGGTGCCGGCGGTGCTGCTGACGCCCGCTCACCACAACCCGTTCGGGATGGCGCTGCATCCGGCCCGGCGCACCGCGGTGGTGGAGTGGGCGGCCCGCACCGGCGGGTACGTCTTCGACGACGACTACGACGGCGAGTTCCGCTACGACCGCCAGCCGGTCGGCGCGCTGCAGGCACTGGCCCCCGAACGGGTGGTCTACCTCGGTTCGGCCAGCAAGAGCCTGTCGCCGGCGCTGCGGCTGGGCTGGATGGTGCTGCCCACCGACCTCGTCGACCCGGTGATCGCCGCCGCGGGCGGCAACCAGTACTACGTGGACGCGGTCACCCAGCTGACGATGGCCGAGTTCATCACCAGCGGCCGCTACGACCGCCACATCCGCCGGATGCGCATGCGCTACCGGCGGCGCCGCGACCGGTTGGTGCAGGTGCTGTCCGGGTTCACCGTCGGCGTCGACGGCCTGGCCGCCGGCCTGAGCCTCACCGTCACGCTGCCCGATGGCGCCGAGCAGGAGGTGCTGCGCCGCGCCGGGGAGGCGGGCATCGCCGTGGAGGGGTTGTCGATCCTGCGTCACCCGGCGGCCGGGGCCGACGTGCCGCGCCCGGACGGGGTGGTGATCGGGTTCGGCACACCCGCCGAGCACGCCTTCGGCCCCGCGCTGGATGCGCTGTGCGCGGTGCTGACCGCGTCCGGGCTGGCTCGTTAA
- a CDS encoding carboxymuconolactone decarboxylase family protein produces the protein MTSNLLNTAGRIDLAKTSPEFFEAMMTLSSAANRGVEPEIGELIKIRASQLNHCAFCLDMHLKDARRIGVDEQKLDLLAAWREVQELYTERERAALDLAEAITDLGDGHVPDAVYQRAAAVFTEAELAQVIAMAVTINSWNRINVSVRTQPPAR, from the coding sequence ATGACATCCAACCTGCTCAACACCGCCGGACGCATCGACCTCGCCAAGACCTCGCCGGAGTTCTTCGAGGCGATGATGACGCTCAGCAGCGCGGCGAACCGCGGCGTCGAACCCGAGATCGGCGAGCTGATCAAGATCCGGGCCTCGCAACTCAACCACTGCGCCTTCTGCCTCGACATGCACCTCAAGGACGCCCGCCGGATCGGCGTCGACGAACAGAAACTCGACCTGCTGGCCGCCTGGCGCGAGGTGCAGGAGCTCTACACCGAACGGGAGCGTGCCGCACTGGATCTCGCCGAGGCGATCACCGATCTCGGCGACGGGCATGTGCCCGACGCGGTGTATCAGCGGGCCGCGGCCGTCTTCACCGAGGCCGAACTCGCCCAGGTGATCGCGATGGCGGTGACCATCAACAGCTGGAACCGCATCAACGTCAGCGTCCGCACCCAGCCCCCGGCCCGCTGA
- a CDS encoding carboxymuconolactone decarboxylase family protein, with amino-acid sequence MTTTTANGHNVVRRLTMPRVAPEFYQAMIGLDAAAHLDLDPELAELIKIRASQLNHCAFCVDMHTTDARKHGVNEQKLTLLPAWEEAGALYSERERAALALVEEITDLTRRHVSDEVYRQAAAVFSERELGQVIALAATINAWNRIGVTTRLQPPRR; translated from the coding sequence ATGACCACCACAACTGCCAACGGCCACAACGTTGTTCGGCGCCTGACCATGCCACGGGTGGCGCCGGAGTTCTATCAAGCGATGATCGGACTCGACGCCGCCGCGCATCTCGACCTGGACCCGGAACTGGCCGAACTCATCAAGATCCGGGCCTCACAACTCAACCACTGCGCGTTCTGCGTCGACATGCACACCACCGACGCCCGCAAACACGGTGTGAACGAGCAGAAGCTGACCCTGCTGCCCGCCTGGGAGGAAGCCGGTGCGCTCTACAGCGAGCGGGAACGTGCCGCGCTGGCGCTGGTCGAGGAGATCACCGACCTCACCCGCCGGCACGTCTCCGACGAGGTGTATCGGCAGGCGGCAGCGGTGTTCTCCGAACGTGAGCTGGGGCAGGTGATCGCGCTGGCGGCCACCATCAACGCGTGGAACCGCATCGGCGTCACCACCCGCCTGCAGCCGCCGCGCCGCTGA
- the wzm gene encoding galactan export ABC transporter permease subunit Wzm/RfbD, translated as MTFIDAAAQSRSLRRAWRDLVEGFQQRELWLHLAWQDIKQRYRRSVLGPFWITIATGTTAVAMGLLYSKLFKLPLEEHLPYVTLGLIVWNLINASILEGADVFVANEGLIKQLPTPLSVHVYRLVWRQMILFAHNMIIFVIIAVIYPKPWSWTVLTVIPALGLIVLNAIWVSLCFGILATRYRDISPLLGSLVQLLFFMTPIIWNESTLQQQGAQDYARIVELNPLLHYLDIVRAPLLGADQELRHWIVVLVLTVVGWLVAAFAMRQYRARVPYWV; from the coding sequence GTGACGTTCATCGACGCCGCCGCACAGTCGCGCTCGCTGCGCCGCGCCTGGCGCGATCTGGTGGAGGGCTTCCAGCAGCGCGAACTGTGGCTGCACCTGGCCTGGCAGGACATCAAACAGCGGTACCGCCGCTCGGTGCTGGGACCGTTCTGGATCACGATCGCCACCGGCACCACCGCGGTCGCGATGGGGCTGTTGTACTCCAAACTGTTCAAGCTGCCCCTCGAGGAGCACCTGCCCTACGTCACCCTCGGGTTGATCGTGTGGAACCTGATCAACGCGTCGATCCTCGAGGGAGCCGACGTGTTCGTCGCCAACGAGGGCCTGATCAAACAACTTCCGACCCCGCTGTCGGTGCATGTGTACCGACTGGTGTGGCGGCAGATGATCCTGTTCGCCCACAACATGATCATCTTCGTGATCATCGCGGTGATCTATCCCAAACCGTGGTCGTGGACCGTTCTGACGGTGATCCCGGCGTTGGGATTGATTGTGCTCAACGCGATCTGGGTGTCGCTGTGCTTCGGGATCCTGGCCACCCGGTACCGCGACATCAGCCCGCTGCTGGGCAGCCTGGTGCAGCTGCTGTTCTTCATGACACCGATCATCTGGAACGAGTCGACGCTGCAACAGCAGGGCGCGCAGGACTATGCCCGCATCGTGGAGCTGAACCCGCTGCTGCACTATCTGGACATCGTGCGCGCACCGCTGCTGGGTGCCGATCAGGAGCTCCGGCACTGGATCGTCGTGCTGGTGCTGACGGTGGTCGGGTGGCTGGTCGCGGCGTTCGCGATGCGCCAGTACCGCGCCCGGGTGCCGTACTGGGTCTAG
- the glfT1 gene encoding galactofuranosyltransferase GlfT1: MTDTVVAVVVTHRRPDALASSLAAVAAQSRTPDHLVVVDNDNDPRVAELVGAQPLPTTFLGSRRNLGGAGGFALGMLHALALGADWVWLADDDGRPADDGVLAELLACAARHRLAAVSPMVCDVNDPGRLAFPLRRGLVWRRRVDELRTDANSDLLGGIASFFNGALFAATTLEVIGVPDLRLFVRGDETELHRRLVRSGLPFGTCLTTSYLHPQGGDEFKPILGGRMHAQYPDDPAKRFFTYRNRGYLLAQPGLRRLLAQEWLRFGWFFLVTRRDPAGLREWIRLRRMGRRERFRRPEQ, translated from the coding sequence ATGACCGACACCGTCGTCGCGGTGGTCGTCACCCACCGGCGTCCGGACGCGCTCGCCAGCTCGCTGGCCGCGGTGGCCGCGCAGAGCCGAACCCCGGACCACCTGGTGGTCGTCGACAACGACAACGATCCGAGGGTAGCCGAGCTGGTGGGTGCCCAGCCGTTGCCCACCACGTTTCTGGGATCACGCCGGAACCTCGGCGGCGCGGGCGGTTTCGCGCTCGGCATGCTGCACGCCCTGGCCCTGGGTGCGGACTGGGTGTGGCTGGCCGACGACGACGGCCGGCCCGCCGACGACGGTGTGCTCGCCGAACTGCTGGCGTGCGCCGCGCGGCACCGGCTGGCCGCGGTGTCGCCGATGGTGTGCGACGTGAACGACCCCGGGCGGCTGGCGTTTCCGCTGCGCCGCGGACTGGTGTGGCGCCGCCGGGTCGACGAGCTGCGCACCGACGCCAACAGCGATCTGCTCGGGGGGATCGCGTCGTTCTTCAACGGCGCGCTGTTCGCCGCCACCACCCTCGAGGTGATCGGCGTGCCCGATCTGCGGCTGTTCGTGCGGGGCGACGAGACCGAACTGCACCGCCGCCTGGTGCGTTCGGGCCTGCCGTTCGGCACCTGCCTGACCACCTCCTACCTGCATCCGCAGGGCGGCGACGAGTTCAAGCCGATCCTCGGCGGGCGGATGCACGCCCAGTACCCCGACGATCCCGCCAAACGGTTCTTCACCTACCGCAACCGCGGCTACCTGCTCGCCCAGCCGGGGCTGCGCCGGCTGCTGGCTCAGGAGTGGCTGCGGTTCGGTTGGTTCTTCCTGGTGACCCGGCGCGACCCGGCCGGCCTGCGCGAGTGGATCCGGTTGCGCCGCATGGGTCGCCGAGAGAGATTCAGGAGGCCCGAACAGTGA
- the wzt gene encoding galactan export ABC transporter ATP-binding subunit Wzt/RfbE, which produces MGPYIETRNAWVEFPIFDAKARSLKKAFLGKAGGAIGRNASNVVVVEALRDITMTLRHGDRVGLVGHNGAGKSTLLRLLSGIYEPTRGVATVRGRVAPVFDLGIGMDPEISGFENIIIRGLFLGQTRKQMLAKVDEIAEFTELGDYLKMPLRTYSTGMRVRLALGVVTSIDPEILLLDEGIGAVDAEFLKKAQSRLQDLVERSGILVFASHSNEFLARLCKTAMWIDHGTIRMTGGIEDVVRAYEGEEAAHHVREVLEETRSR; this is translated from the coding sequence TTGGGCCCGTACATCGAGACGCGCAACGCGTGGGTGGAGTTCCCCATCTTCGACGCCAAGGCGCGGTCGTTGAAGAAGGCGTTCCTCGGCAAGGCCGGCGGGGCGATCGGGCGCAACGCCTCCAACGTCGTGGTGGTCGAGGCGCTGCGTGACATCACCATGACGCTGCGCCACGGCGACCGCGTCGGGCTGGTGGGCCACAACGGTGCGGGCAAGTCGACGCTGCTGCGGCTGCTGTCCGGCATCTACGAGCCCACCCGCGGCGTGGCGACGGTGCGCGGCCGGGTGGCCCCGGTGTTCGACCTGGGCATCGGTATGGACCCGGAGATCAGCGGGTTCGAGAACATCATCATCCGGGGCCTGTTTTTGGGCCAGACCCGCAAACAGATGCTGGCCAAGGTGGACGAGATCGCCGAGTTCACCGAGCTCGGCGACTACCTGAAGATGCCGCTGCGCACCTACTCCACCGGTATGCGCGTCCGGTTGGCGCTCGGCGTGGTCACCAGCATCGACCCGGAGATCCTGCTGTTGGACGAGGGCATCGGTGCGGTGGACGCCGAGTTCCTCAAGAAGGCCCAGTCACGACTGCAGGACCTGGTCGAACGGTCCGGCATCCTGGTGTTCGCCAGCCACTCCAACGAGTTTCTGGCCCGGTTGTGCAAGACCGCCATGTGGATCGACCACGGCACCATCCGGATGACCGGCGGCATCGAGGACGTGGTACGTGCCTACGAGGGTGAGGAAGCCGCGCACCACGTCCGCGAGGTGCTCGAAGAGACCCGCTCACGATGA
- a CDS encoding bacterial proteasome activator family protein, producing MTSNADDDVEVIGRDRRSEEESEHKSVTELVEQPAKVMRIGTMIKQLLEEVRAAPLDEASRNRLREIHRTSITELEDGLAPELREELERLTLPFSEEAVPSEAELRVAQAQLVGWLEGLFHGIQTALFAQQMAARHQLEQMRQASLPPGVAPGQRGSGAGTGQYL from the coding sequence ATGACTAGCAACGCAGATGACGACGTCGAGGTCATTGGTCGCGACCGTCGCTCGGAGGAGGAGAGCGAGCACAAGTCGGTGACCGAGCTCGTCGAGCAGCCCGCCAAGGTGATGCGGATCGGCACGATGATCAAACAGCTGCTCGAGGAGGTCCGCGCCGCCCCGCTCGACGAGGCCAGCCGCAACCGGCTGCGGGAGATCCACCGCACCAGCATCACCGAACTCGAAGACGGGCTGGCCCCCGAACTGCGTGAGGAGCTCGAGCGGCTGACGCTGCCGTTCAGCGAAGAGGCGGTGCCCTCGGAGGCCGAGCTGCGGGTCGCCCAGGCCCAGCTGGTCGGCTGGCTGGAGGGACTGTTCCACGGCATCCAGACGGCGTTGTTCGCCCAGCAGATGGCCGCGCGGCACCAACTCGAGCAGATGCGCCAGGCGTCCCTGCCGCCCGGGGTGGCCCCCGGCCAGCGCGGCAGCGGCGCGGGAACCGGTCAGTACCTGTAG
- a CDS encoding cysteine desulfurase-like protein translates to MTYDVARVRGLHPSLGDGWVHFDAQHGMLLPDTVARAVSTAFRGSMPTPIGPHPSAQRSAAVLSAARQAVADLVNADPDGVVLGADRAVLLTTLADASSSRVGLGYELVVTRLDDEANIAPWLRAANRYGAKVKWAEVDIETGELPSWQWEGLITSTTRLVAIASASSTLGTVTDLRAVTKLVHEHGGLVVVDHSAAAPYRLIDIEEIEADVVALNAVAWGGPPIGALVFRDPTMIDTLNSVSLNPHARGPARLELGAHQFGLLGGMVASIEYLATLDESARGTRRERLAMSMQSAELYMNRLFDYLLISLRSLPAVMVIGQPEDRIPVLSFVVNDVPADVVVKRLADNGILAIANATSRVLDVIGVNDIGGAVTVGLAHYTTTAEVDQLVRALASLG, encoded by the coding sequence ATGACATACGACGTCGCCCGGGTGCGTGGACTGCATCCGTCCCTGGGCGATGGCTGGGTGCACTTCGACGCCCAGCACGGGATGCTGCTCCCCGACACCGTCGCCCGGGCGGTCTCGACAGCGTTCCGCGGATCCATGCCGACCCCGATCGGGCCGCACCCGTCGGCCCAGCGCAGCGCGGCGGTGCTCAGTGCCGCCCGCCAGGCGGTCGCCGATCTGGTCAACGCCGACCCGGACGGGGTGGTGCTCGGCGCCGACCGCGCGGTACTGCTGACCACGCTGGCCGACGCGTCGTCGTCACGGGTCGGGCTCGGCTATGAACTGGTGGTCACCCGCCTCGACGACGAGGCCAACATCGCGCCCTGGCTGCGGGCGGCCAACCGCTACGGCGCCAAGGTCAAGTGGGCCGAGGTCGACATCGAGACCGGCGAGCTGCCGTCCTGGCAGTGGGAGGGGCTGATCACCAGCACCACCCGGCTGGTCGCCATCGCCTCGGCGTCGTCCACGCTGGGCACCGTCACCGATCTGCGCGCGGTGACCAAGCTGGTGCACGAGCACGGCGGCCTGGTGGTGGTCGACCACTCCGCGGCCGCACCGTACCGGCTGATCGACATCGAGGAGATCGAGGCCGACGTGGTCGCGCTCAACGCGGTGGCCTGGGGTGGTCCGCCGATCGGGGCGCTGGTGTTCCGCGACCCGACGATGATCGACACCCTCAACTCGGTGTCGCTGAACCCGCATGCGCGCGGGCCGGCGCGGCTGGAACTCGGCGCCCATCAGTTCGGCCTGCTGGGCGGGATGGTGGCCAGCATCGAATACCTCGCCACCCTCGACGAATCCGCCCGCGGCACGCGGCGCGAACGGCTGGCGATGTCGATGCAGTCGGCCGAGCTGTACATGAACCGGCTGTTCGACTACCTGCTGATCTCGTTGCGGTCGCTGCCCGCCGTGATGGTGATCGGCCAGCCCGAGGACCGGATCCCGGTGCTGAGCTTCGTGGTCAACGACGTGCCCGCCGATGTAGTGGTGAAACGGTTGGCCGACAACGGGATTCTGGCGATCGCCAACGCCACCTCACGGGTGCTCGACGTGATCGGCGTCAACGACATCGGCGGTGCGGTGACCGTCGGGCTGGCCCACTACACCACCACCGCTGAGGTCGACCAACTGGTGCGTGCGCTGGCGTCGCTCGGCTGA
- a CDS encoding NAD(P)H-quinone oxidoreductase, producing the protein MHAIVVAEDGVLTWREVPDLTPGEGEVLIRVHTAGVNRADLLQAAGKYPPPPGASDILGLEVSGTIAAVGPGVSGWTVGEQVCALLAGGGYAEYVAVPAGQVMPIPAGVSLAHAAGLPEVACTVWSNLVMTAHLSAGELLLIHGGASGIGTHAIQVARQLGARVAVTAGSAEKLRLCADLGAEIAINYRDEDFVERVRAVGGADVILDIIGAKYLDRNVDALGYDGRLVIIGMQGGVKAELNIGKLLNKRGAIIATALRARPVSGPAGKSEIVDAVVADVWPMVADGRVRPIIGAEFGIQDAAEAHEVLASGGVSGKVLLRVAD; encoded by the coding sequence ATGCATGCAATTGTCGTCGCCGAAGATGGCGTGCTGACCTGGCGAGAAGTCCCCGACCTCACCCCCGGCGAAGGCGAGGTGCTGATCCGCGTCCACACCGCCGGAGTCAACCGGGCCGACCTGTTGCAGGCCGCGGGCAAATATCCGCCCCCGCCCGGCGCCAGCGACATCCTCGGCCTCGAGGTGTCCGGAACGATCGCGGCGGTCGGCCCCGGGGTCTCCGGTTGGACTGTCGGAGAACAGGTCTGCGCCTTGCTCGCCGGCGGCGGCTACGCCGAGTACGTGGCTGTCCCGGCCGGCCAGGTGATGCCGATCCCCGCGGGGGTGAGCCTGGCCCACGCCGCCGGTCTGCCCGAGGTCGCCTGCACCGTGTGGTCGAACCTGGTGATGACCGCCCACCTGTCGGCCGGCGAGTTGCTGCTGATCCACGGCGGTGCCAGCGGAATCGGCACGCACGCGATCCAGGTGGCGCGGCAACTGGGGGCGCGGGTCGCGGTCACCGCGGGCTCGGCCGAAAAGCTGCGGCTGTGCGCCGATCTCGGCGCCGAGATCGCGATCAACTACCGCGACGAGGACTTCGTCGAACGGGTCCGCGCCGTGGGCGGAGCCGACGTGATCCTCGACATCATCGGGGCGAAGTACCTGGACCGCAACGTCGATGCGTTGGGCTACGACGGACGGCTGGTCATCATCGGCATGCAGGGCGGGGTCAAGGCCGAACTCAACATCGGCAAGCTGCTGAACAAGCGCGGCGCGATCATCGCCACCGCGCTGCGGGCCCGTCCGGTGTCCGGCCCGGCCGGCAAGAGCGAGATCGTCGACGCGGTGGTCGCCGACGTCTGGCCCATGGTCGCCGACGGCCGGGTGCGCCCGATCATCGGCGCGGAGTTCGGCATTCAGGACGCGGCCGAGGCGCACGAAGTGCTCGCTTCGGGTGGTGTGAGCGGGAAAGTCCTTCTGCGCGTAGCGGATTGA
- a CDS encoding MarR family winged helix-turn-helix transcriptional regulator codes for MEGLIAGRTASYMPGLDIAEQRSWQNFLDAALRLYATLNRSLVDAHQLTLNDVRLLDILDKSVNGSSRMGDLADELMSLPSRVTRQIRRLELQGLVTRSASPDDGRGVLASITDQGRSAVRAAMVTYSEGVRSHFLSRLTRSQIAAMGENCRRISVGLRTSGPPARLGRV; via the coding sequence GTGGAGGGGTTAATTGCCGGGCGTACAGCAAGCTATATGCCCGGTCTCGACATCGCCGAACAGAGATCGTGGCAAAACTTTCTCGACGCGGCGTTGCGGTTGTACGCGACCCTGAACCGGTCGCTGGTGGACGCACATCAGCTCACGCTCAACGATGTGCGTCTGCTCGACATCCTTGACAAGTCCGTCAACGGATCGTCACGAATGGGGGATCTGGCCGACGAGTTGATGTCGTTGCCGAGTCGGGTGACCCGGCAGATTCGCCGGCTGGAGTTGCAAGGTTTGGTTACTCGCTCTGCCAGCCCGGACGACGGCCGGGGGGTGCTGGCGAGCATCACCGACCAGGGCCGCTCCGCGGTGCGCGCGGCGATGGTCACCTACAGCGAGGGGGTCCGTTCCCACTTCCTCAGTCGATTGACGCGGTCGCAGATCGCGGCGATGGGGGAGAACTGCCGACGCATCAGCGTCGGGCTCCGAACGTCCGGGCCGCCGGCCAGGCTCGGCCGCGTGTAG